One Pseudocalidococcus azoricus BACA0444 DNA segment encodes these proteins:
- a CDS encoding ASCH domain-containing protein: protein MLFFTGLYMLDEFCRAKSVAQFWQAYLESNPTVLSTRDHAEAVQFGDYPDLANELGQLVLRGDKTATCSALWEWEAATEEIPKVGLKRIVIDGVNNPLCVIETTEVKLCPFNQVDAQFAADEGEGDQTLATWRREHWAYFSRVLPEIGQQPTPEMLLVCERFRVIFP, encoded by the coding sequence ATGCTGTTTTTTACTGGCTTGTATATGTTGGATGAGTTCTGTAGAGCGAAATCTGTAGCTCAGTTTTGGCAAGCTTACCTAGAGTCAAATCCGACTGTTTTATCTACCCGTGATCATGCTGAGGCAGTACAGTTTGGTGATTATCCTGATTTAGCCAATGAATTAGGGCAGTTAGTTCTTAGAGGGGACAAAACCGCAACCTGCTCGGCTTTGTGGGAATGGGAAGCAGCTACAGAGGAAATTCCTAAAGTTGGTCTCAAGCGCATTGTGATAGATGGAGTCAATAACCCTTTGTGCGTAATTGAAACCACCGAAGTCAAGCTTTGTCCATTTAATCAGGTTGATGCACAATTTGCAGCGGATGAGGGTGAAGGGGATCAGACTCTGGCTACTTGGCGGCGGGAACACTGGGCCTATTTTTCTCGAGTTTTACCAGAAATTGGCCAACAGCCCACTCCAGAAATGCTTTTGGTGTGTGAGCGTTTTAGAGTGATTTTTCCATAA
- the cobW gene encoding cobalamin biosynthesis protein CobW, whose amino-acid sequence MASKIPVTIITGFLGSGKTTLIRHLLQNNQGRRIAVLVNEFGEIGIDGDLLRSCTPETCEDSKIWELTNGCLCCTVQEEFLPTMLQLLKRRDQLDHILIETSGLALPKPLVTAFRWPDIRQGATVDGVVTVVDCAAVAAGQFAPDLAAIEAQRQADESLDHDTPLGELFEDQLACSDLVILNKTDQVDAATQAQVITKLQQELSPRVKIFATHQAQADLNLVLGFQAAVEDDLDARPSHHDLEEDHDHDDEINSAYIIQDQEFQPEVLRQRLDALVKTEEIYRIKGFVAVPEKPMRLVMQGVGQRLNYFYDRLWQPEEPRQTRLVFIGRNLDSQRLVAGLLS is encoded by the coding sequence ATGGCTAGTAAAATTCCTGTCACCATCATCACTGGCTTTTTAGGCAGTGGTAAAACAACCCTAATTCGTCATCTTCTCCAAAACAATCAAGGGCGGCGGATTGCAGTCTTAGTGAATGAATTTGGGGAAATTGGCATTGATGGGGATTTGTTGCGCTCCTGCACCCCTGAAACCTGTGAAGACAGCAAAATTTGGGAGTTAACCAATGGCTGCTTGTGTTGCACGGTTCAGGAAGAATTTTTACCAACCATGCTACAACTCCTAAAACGACGGGATCAACTCGATCATATTTTGATTGAAACCTCTGGCCTGGCTCTCCCCAAACCCCTGGTAACAGCCTTTCGCTGGCCAGACATTCGGCAGGGGGCAACGGTGGATGGTGTGGTCACGGTTGTGGATTGTGCGGCGGTGGCGGCCGGTCAATTTGCCCCAGATTTAGCCGCAATTGAGGCTCAACGCCAGGCCGATGAGAGCTTGGATCATGACACTCCCCTCGGAGAACTGTTTGAAGATCAATTGGCCTGCTCGGATTTGGTGATTCTCAATAAAACCGATCAAGTGGATGCTGCCACCCAGGCCCAGGTCATTACCAAACTCCAGCAGGAACTCTCCCCTCGCGTTAAAATCTTTGCTACCCACCAGGCCCAGGCCGATTTGAATTTAGTTTTGGGGTTTCAGGCCGCCGTGGAAGACGATTTAGACGCTCGCCCCAGTCATCATGATTTGGAAGAAGACCATGATCACGATGATGAGATTAATTCCGCCTATATAATTCAGGATCAGGAATTTCAGCCGGAAGTCCTGCGCCAACGTCTGGACGCTCTGGTGAAAACCGAAGAAATTTATCGGATCAAGGGATTTGTGGCTGTTCCTGAAAAACCAATGCGCCTGGTGATGCAGGGAGTGGGCCAACGCCTCAATTATTTCTATGATCGACTCTGGCAACCTGAAGAACCCCGCCAAACCCGTCTAGTTTTCATTGGCCGGAACTTGGATTCGCAGCGATTGGTGGCAGGTTTATTGAGCTAA
- a CDS encoding energy-coupling factor ABC transporter substrate-binding protein, with protein MKNQPSWTNWILVLGVISLAIVPLVVAKGAEFSGADGQAEAAINEIHPDYETWFNPIFEPASGEIESLLFATQAGIGAGIIGYVIGWYRGRKETGTDATPSPVKNKNPH; from the coding sequence GTGAAAAATCAACCATCTTGGACTAATTGGATCTTGGTTTTGGGTGTCATTTCCCTGGCCATAGTCCCGCTAGTGGTGGCTAAGGGAGCAGAATTTTCTGGTGCAGATGGCCAGGCTGAGGCAGCAATTAATGAGATTCATCCTGACTACGAAACCTGGTTTAATCCCATTTTTGAGCCAGCTAGTGGTGAGATAGAGTCCCTTTTGTTTGCCACTCAAGCCGGGATTGGGGCCGGAATTATTGGCTATGTCATCGGTTGGTATCGTGGCCGCAAGGAAACCGGAACGGATGCTACTCCATCCCCTGTGAAAAATAAAAATCCGCATTAA
- a CDS encoding energy-coupling factor ABC transporter permease, whose product MNISRWLSLGMIAGLSFYLVIASPAPAYAMHIMEGFLPLKWAVFWWIVFLPCFWLGFRSLNRIVKEQPELKLLLALAGAFTFVLSALKLPSVTGSCSHPTGTGLGTILFGPWVMSVLGALVLLFQALLLAHGGLTTLGANAVSMAVVGPLVAYGVYWLVLKTTHKQKVAIFLAAALADLATYGVTSLQLALAFPAPVGGVLASFLKFGGIFMITQIPLALSEGLLTVLVWNWLEAYSPDELRMLNLLNLGSISPVTTKDA is encoded by the coding sequence ATGAATATTTCCCGCTGGTTAAGTCTGGGGATGATAGCTGGGTTAAGTTTTTATCTGGTTATCGCCTCTCCCGCTCCCGCCTATGCCATGCACATTATGGAAGGCTTCTTACCCCTGAAGTGGGCGGTCTTTTGGTGGATTGTTTTTCTGCCTTGTTTTTGGCTTGGCTTCCGCTCTCTAAACCGCATTGTCAAGGAACAGCCGGAATTAAAGCTGCTTTTGGCGTTGGCTGGGGCTTTTACGTTTGTCTTGTCCGCTCTCAAACTTCCTTCAGTCACCGGCAGTTGTTCTCATCCGACTGGGACAGGCCTGGGGACGATTTTGTTTGGCCCTTGGGTGATGAGTGTTTTGGGTGCACTGGTCTTACTGTTCCAGGCCCTGCTTTTAGCCCACGGTGGTTTGACAACTCTAGGAGCCAATGCGGTTTCGATGGCTGTGGTTGGCCCATTGGTTGCCTATGGAGTCTATTGGCTGGTTCTCAAAACAACCCACAAGCAGAAAGTGGCGATTTTCTTAGCCGCCGCCCTAGCAGATCTGGCAACCTATGGGGTCACATCCTTGCAACTAGCCTTAGCATTTCCGGCCCCAGTGGGTGGGGTTTTAGCCTCATTTCTGAAGTTTGGGGGGATTTTTATGATTACCCAAATTCCTTTGGCCCTAAGTGAGGGATTGTTGACGGTCTTAGTTTGGAACTGGCTCGAGGCCTATTCTCCTGATGAGTTACGGATGTTAAATCTACTCAATCTCGGTTCAATTTCTCCTGTCACTACTAAAGACGCATGA
- a CDS encoding SIMPL domain-containing protein: MKQTASQALSPRFRPQNLLVIPIMAAFIGLITPVAFAQEMIRTLTVTGRGKEAVTPTQAQVTLGVEIQAKTATDAQAEVARRMNSVVNVLKANNVSKLQTTGINLSPNYDYSNNQRILRGYTARNTVSFTTSTESTGTILDAAIKAGATTIENVSLILADSQFSAAQKVALQRATLDAQAQASVVLNTLGLKPQQIIGIQINNATPPMPPPNPMMMRVATTADAAPPTPVIAGEQQVEATVTLQIQY; encoded by the coding sequence ATGAAACAAACTGCTTCCCAGGCTCTTTCCCCCAGATTTCGGCCCCAGAACTTACTGGTTATTCCGATTATGGCTGCCTTCATTGGTTTAATAACTCCGGTGGCTTTTGCCCAAGAGATGATCCGTACTCTGACTGTGACAGGCCGTGGCAAAGAGGCTGTAACTCCCACCCAGGCCCAGGTGACATTAGGGGTTGAAATTCAGGCTAAAACCGCCACCGATGCCCAGGCCGAAGTTGCCCGCCGGATGAATAGTGTTGTCAATGTTTTGAAAGCCAATAATGTTAGTAAGCTCCAAACCACTGGGATTAATCTTTCCCCCAACTACGACTACAGCAACAATCAACGGATTTTAAGGGGATATACGGCTCGGAATACTGTCAGCTTTACCACTAGCACTGAATCCACTGGCACGATTTTAGATGCAGCCATCAAAGCTGGGGCCACCACGATTGAAAATGTCAGCCTGATCCTAGCCGATAGCCAGTTTTCTGCGGCCCAAAAAGTTGCTCTCCAACGGGCTACCCTCGATGCCCAGGCCCAGGCCAGTGTTGTTTTGAATACCCTTGGTCTCAAGCCCCAGCAAATTATTGGCATTCAAATTAACAATGCTACTCCCCCAATGCCCCCCCCTAACCCAATGATGATGCGTGTTGCGACCACGGCTGATGCGGCCCCACCAACCCCAGTCATTGCCGGAGAACAACAGGTGGAAGCCACGGTGACTTTACAAATTCAGTACTAA
- a CDS encoding chloride channel protein produces the protein MTDLLKEEKVLPYPKLLLYAAGVGLLGGLLATLFYLAMKLGFSLLWNELPGRAILPTWDQLRYRVWIIAGIGGLLVGLVVKYMGAAGGLAGAVQELHEKGKLDYTKLPGTALASWLSLTVGSSAGPESPLIDINGGVGSWIADRLKLSTRDARILTFCGMGAGMGVFFSAPLGAALFVLEIPHRRGLEFCEAIIPTLMSAFMGFAVFRCATGVTFGGIYDFPPYEQLRPIDIGSAILLGIIGAGVGLLFLGIDFIIQRLVTPLRNRPLLLITLGGLAFGLIAMAFPITLFYGEAQIQEILDTGMRYSAWLLFLIAIMKMLALSLSLQSGFKGGVVFPVFFVGACVGMGVHQLIPGIPLSVALVCMMAAIGVSIVNAPMSMIMILSTISHTSITPLITTATLTSFILTQEFSIVPTQQCRQDLH, from the coding sequence ATGACGGATCTGCTCAAGGAAGAGAAAGTCTTACCTTACCCCAAATTATTGCTCTATGCGGCTGGCGTGGGTCTGCTTGGTGGACTCCTCGCTACTTTATTCTATTTAGCTATGAAATTAGGTTTTTCCCTATTATGGAATGAATTACCTGGGCGGGCAATTCTACCAACCTGGGATCAGTTGCGCTATCGCGTCTGGATCATTGCCGGAATTGGCGGCTTATTGGTGGGCCTGGTTGTCAAATATATGGGGGCAGCAGGAGGACTAGCGGGGGCAGTTCAGGAACTTCACGAAAAAGGCAAGTTAGATTACACAAAACTCCCAGGCACAGCTTTGGCCTCTTGGCTCTCCCTAACTGTGGGGAGTAGTGCTGGGCCAGAAAGTCCTCTAATTGATATTAACGGGGGTGTGGGGAGTTGGATCGCTGACCGCCTCAAGTTATCCACTCGAGATGCCCGGATTCTCACCTTCTGTGGCATGGGTGCGGGCATGGGGGTCTTTTTCTCTGCACCATTGGGGGCCGCCCTCTTTGTTTTAGAAATTCCCCATCGGCGGGGCCTGGAGTTTTGTGAGGCCATTATTCCTACCTTAATGTCCGCTTTCATGGGTTTTGCGGTCTTTCGTTGTGCCACAGGGGTGACTTTTGGCGGTATTTATGACTTTCCACCCTATGAACAGTTGCGTCCGATTGACATTGGCTCAGCCATACTTTTGGGCATTATTGGGGCTGGAGTAGGGCTATTATTTCTGGGAATTGATTTTATAATTCAACGCTTGGTAACTCCCTTACGGAATCGTCCTTTACTGCTCATTACCTTAGGGGGATTAGCCTTTGGTCTGATTGCGATGGCTTTTCCGATTACCCTGTTCTATGGTGAGGCCCAAATCCAAGAAATTCTTGATACGGGGATGCGCTATAGTGCTTGGCTTTTGTTTTTAATTGCAATCATGAAGATGCTCGCCTTAAGCTTATCCCTACAGTCTGGGTTTAAGGGTGGAGTTGTCTTTCCGGTGTTTTTTGTCGGGGCCTGCGTGGGTATGGGGGTACATCAACTAATACCGGGAATTCCTCTGTCCGTAGCCCTAGTTTGCATGATGGCGGCGATTGGAGTATCAATCGTAAATGCTCCCATGAGTATGATCATGATTCTGAGTACCATTTCCCACACCAGTATTACCCCCCTGATTACGACTGCAACTCTCACTAGTTTCATTCTGACTCAGGAGTTTTCCATTGTTCCAACTCAACAGTGTCGTCAAGATTTACATTGA
- a CDS encoding type IV pilin-like G/H family protein, which produces MKSSHLQPKAILWCGYLNSNTGFTLIELLTVVIIIGILAAIALPSMLSMSNRAKESQAQSNIGAVNRAQQTYRLNNPTFAQTINELEINVPNETPQYLFAITENTSILGEYKVTPKEAGLSAFTGCANANTTAILATTTATVLKVSPPSSGSAVPGECP; this is translated from the coding sequence ATGAAATCTTCACATCTACAGCCTAAAGCTATTCTATGGTGTGGTTACCTAAACTCGAACACGGGCTTTACCCTAATTGAACTTCTAACTGTTGTGATTATTATCGGAATTTTGGCAGCTATTGCTCTTCCATCTATGCTATCCATGTCTAATCGAGCCAAAGAAAGTCAAGCCCAGAGTAATATTGGAGCCGTTAATCGCGCTCAACAAACCTACCGCTTAAACAATCCAACTTTTGCCCAAACTATCAATGAACTCGAAATTAATGTTCCTAATGAGACCCCACAGTATCTCTTTGCAATAACAGAGAATACATCTATTTTGGGAGAATATAAAGTTACTCCTAAAGAGGCTGGCCTGTCAGCATTTACGGGCTGCGCTAATGCCAATACAACGGCTATTCTTGCAACGACCACGGCCACAGTCCTAAAGGTCTCCCCTCCCAGTAGTGGCAGCGCAGTTCCTGGCGAGTGTCCTTAG
- a CDS encoding THUMP domain-containing class I SAM-dependent RNA methyltransferase, which translates to MNDYFATVARGLETLAAQELAQLGASHVEPGFCGVSFTGDRKLLYRVNIWARMPFRILVKLYEFPCQDADELFQGMQKIDWSDYLTPDLTLAVKATGKSERLNHSHFTALQAKTAIVKQQQAQFNDRSDVDVKSPDVQVSIHIEQGTCTVSLDSSGESLHRRGYRPAVGAAPLKESLAAALIQLSGWQPEQMFYDPLCGSGTLPLEACLQALNIAPGLYREKFAFETWLDADIPLLEQLIREAEVSQKDRLVAPIWGSDGDQAVIQQAQANAIQAEVANHVYFSVAELEDIAPPVDSGVVFCNPPYGERLGQDLDLGAFYQRLGYVLKSRFKGWTAFILSGNKELSQSIGLKSAQRFGVYNGTIPCQLLKYELY; encoded by the coding sequence GTGAACGATTATTTTGCAACGGTGGCTCGGGGGCTGGAAACCTTGGCCGCTCAGGAATTAGCACAACTGGGGGCGAGTCATGTTGAACCTGGCTTTTGTGGGGTGTCATTTACAGGAGATCGGAAGTTACTCTATCGGGTTAATATCTGGGCCAGAATGCCCTTTCGGATTTTGGTTAAACTCTATGAATTTCCCTGTCAAGATGCAGATGAACTTTTTCAGGGGATGCAAAAAATTGATTGGTCGGACTATCTCACGCCCGATCTGACCTTAGCCGTTAAGGCCACTGGCAAAAGTGAACGTCTAAACCATAGCCATTTCACCGCACTCCAGGCCAAGACGGCCATTGTTAAACAGCAACAGGCTCAATTTAATGATCGCTCCGATGTGGATGTTAAATCACCGGATGTCCAGGTTAGCATCCATATTGAACAGGGGACTTGTACCGTCAGTCTCGATAGTTCCGGGGAAAGTTTGCATCGACGGGGCTATCGACCAGCAGTGGGGGCCGCACCCTTGAAAGAGTCTTTAGCCGCAGCCCTAATTCAACTCTCTGGCTGGCAACCTGAGCAAATGTTTTATGATCCTTTGTGTGGTTCGGGAACCTTACCTTTAGAGGCCTGTCTGCAAGCCTTAAACATCGCCCCAGGCCTGTATCGGGAAAAATTTGCCTTTGAAACTTGGCTGGATGCCGATATTCCTTTGTTAGAGCAACTGATTCGTGAGGCAGAAGTAAGTCAAAAAGATCGTTTAGTTGCACCAATTTGGGGAAGTGATGGAGATCAAGCGGTAATTCAACAGGCCCAGGCCAATGCTATCCAAGCCGAAGTCGCTAATCATGTTTATTTTTCTGTCGCTGAACTAGAGGATATTGCTCCGCCTGTGGATAGTGGTGTTGTCTTTTGTAATCCGCCCTATGGTGAACGGTTGGGGCAAGATCTGGATTTAGGTGCGTTTTATCAACGATTGGGCTATGTCCTTAAGTCCCGATTTAAGGGGTGGACGGCGTTTATCTTGAGTGGAAATAAAGAGTTATCTCAGTCCATTGGTTTAAAGTCGGCTCAACGCTTTGGGGTCTATAACGGGACAATCCCTTGTCAGTTACTAAAATATGAGTTGTATTGA
- a CDS encoding DUF2103 domain-containing protein, which translates to MAPGRKNPPPPKGRVVLNHSTHIEGLIVTLERLATIDGITTLTPAVISPGGGRSPQLTLRVSVPIIGGFKLIARKGKSVQEVFVITSLEKVQLEQAIQQVIHK; encoded by the coding sequence ATGGCACCCGGACGTAAAAATCCTCCCCCTCCCAAAGGCCGAGTTGTCCTCAATCACTCCACCCATATCGAAGGCCTAATTGTCACCCTAGAGCGATTAGCTACCATTGATGGAATTACCACACTGACTCCCGCCGTCATTAGCCCAGGTGGAGGGCGTTCACCTCAATTAACGTTAAGGGTTTCTGTGCCCATTATAGGTGGATTCAAACTAATTGCTCGTAAAGGAAAGTCTGTCCAAGAAGTGTTTGTGATTACTAGCCTTGAAAAAGTTCAATTGGAACAAGCCATTCAACAGGTGATTCATAAATAG
- a CDS encoding DUF3082 domain-containing protein, which yields MASPTETTTPLRCLTGALVAGTLGILLYRLTQAIAYSFTTHPLHSQSQIAQSLSVAIRTLVVGLSTMATGIFGLAALGLIGLGIQLMLQPKSISPQDSQD from the coding sequence ATGGCCAGCCCGACTGAAACAACCACTCCCCTGCGCTGTCTAACTGGAGCCTTAGTGGCTGGAACGTTGGGTATTTTACTGTATCGTCTCACCCAGGCCATTGCCTACAGTTTTACCACCCATCCCTTGCATAGCCAAAGCCAAATTGCCCAAAGTCTCTCGGTTGCAATTCGCACTCTTGTGGTGGGGCTATCAACAATGGCCACGGGCATATTTGGCCTCGCTGCCTTGGGTTTGATTGGCCTGGGGATTCAACTCATGTTGCAGCCAAAATCTATTTCCCCCCAAGATTCCCAGGATTAA